The following proteins are encoded in a genomic region of Oryzias latipes chromosome 17, ASM223467v1:
- the nfatc4 gene encoding nuclear factor of activated T-cells, cytoplasmic 4 isoform X1, with protein MGAAPGSGWEEGEFEFKLVFEEDPPQRRSQGSSPARAAAPESAAAGEESDTALLHLDSSSSNNSLVRDNHLAASHAGQSINIPSPPLSSSQRAGMHSPPPRRAPIREFSGTYESLPARSVKVSESRVVECPSIQITTISPEDEPAPTIPRYWDMGNSGVWDRERLYLPLLDPFTYRDRCPGSLSPSPASSPSSRGWLSPASSCDSLLVEDEELNETTISFGLSPSTRPTSPGGKKRRNSPLASPCTSRRGSYSEELQGCNLEGGDLTSHSQGPTTSCELSIPQKTRKKSLEQLSPREVDKEQAPGHSSPGPLPETQQTRREPLSLGMDYLSVPPALAWGRTRASAHSPLFRSNALPPLDWPLPSQFDQYELRIEVQPRPHHRAHYETEGSRGAVKASPTGHPVVKLCGYTERKPLSLQVFVGTADDRSIRPHPFYQIHRVTGKMVGTASHESIQAGTKLLDIPLSPENNMTALIDCAGILKLRNSDIELRKGETDVGRKNTRVRLVFRTHFPVAAPVAPAGRLLALQVASLPIECSQRSAQELPIIESVSLTACSVEGGEELLLSGTNFLPISRVLFMERGTDGKLQWEEEAYIDRDNSNESLLCVRVPAYSDLSVSRPVSVNLYVSNGKRKRSSTHCFKYLPVMFNEEDPLLSRPSAPPQEGGTSGSVGAPPRMDRSLTDEGALSFHLHPYPTTYSPPCPTMSYNEEYCSKPDALGEEPGGSRGALSERHPSFENLELGFTDLLPPLYPRGPQPPSPSPWLDSPYLSSSPSPSHSSSLSPFPTGSPISNSPLPPVPSSPYPHYPAYTQEVCPSPPINPNPYQDICQVPYSHFEGWDPHVRVLGMGHGREGDGKIQEYPEEFSSSTSMHHLTFEEVSEFIGEDMQSYQCGSHINSQPN; from the exons ttagAGACAACCACCTTGCTGCCTCTCATGCTGGACAGTCAATCAACATTCCCAGCCCACCCCTCTCATCCAGTCAGCGGGCGGGGATGCATTCCCCCCCTCCACGACGGGCCCCCATCAGAGAATTCAGTGGGACCTATGAGAGCCTGCCGGCACGCTCTGTGAAG GTATCTGAGTCTCGAGTGGTTGAGTGTCCCAGCATTCAAATCACCACCATTTCACCTGAAGATGAACCTGCACCCACAATTCCCAGATACTGGGACATGGGCAACAGTGGAGTGTGGGACAGAGAGCGCCTCTACCTCCCCCTGCTGGACCCCTTCACCTACCGGGACAGATGCCCGGGCTCCCTCAGCCCCAGTCCTGCCTCCAGTCCCTCCTCCAGAGGATGGCTTAGCCCTGCCTCCAGCTGCGACTCCCTGCTGGTGGAGGACGAGGAGCTTAATGAGACCACCATCAGTTTCGGGTTGTCTCCATCTACCAGGCCTACGTCACCTGGGGGGAAGAAACGAAGAAACTCTCCGCTGGCTTCTCCTTGCACGTCACGGAGAGGAAGTTACTCTGAGGAACTGCAGGGGTGCAATCTGGAGGGTGGAGACCTCACCTCTCACTCACAAGGTCCAACCACCAGCTGTGAACTGAGCATCCCTCAGAAAACCAGGAAGAAGTCCCTGGAACAG ttGTCCCCGAGGGAGGTGGATAAAGAGCAGGCTCCAGGCCACAGCTCGCCCGGCCCCCTGCCAGAGACCCAGCAGACCAGGAGAGAGCCTCTTTCTCTGGGCATGGATTACCTCTCTGTGCCCCCTGCCCTGGCCTGGGGCAGAACCAGAGCCAGTGCTCACAGCCCCCTGTTCag GTCCAACGCCCTTCCTCCTCTTGACTGGCCTCTCCCGTCCCAGTTTGATCAGTACGAGCTCCGGATCGAGGTGCAGCCGCGCCCCCACCACCGAGCTCACTATGAGACAGAGGGCAGCAGAGGGGCGGTCAAAGCGTCACCAACGGGACATCCTGTTGTGAAG CTGTGTGGATACACAGAGAGGAAGCCGCTCTCGCTGCAGGTTTTCGTTGGAACAGCTGACGACCGCTCCATCAGGCCACATCCATTCTATCAGATACACAG GGTGACGGGAAAAATGGTCGGCACTGCAAGTCACGAGAGCATCCAGGCGGGGACCAAACTGCTGGACATCCCGCTCAGTCCTGAGAACAACATGACTGCACT GATTGACTGTGCCGGCATTCTCAAACTGAGAAACTCAGACATTGAGCTGAGGAAAGGAGAGACGGACGTCGGCAGGAAAAACACTCGTGTCCGTCTGGTCTTTCGTACCCATTTTCCTGTAGCGGCGCCTGTGGCCCCTGCTGGGCGACTGTTGGCCCTGCAGGTCGCCTCCTTGCCCATCGAATGCT CTCAGCGTTCCGCACAGGAGCTGCCCATCATTGAGTCGGTCAGTCTTACCGCCTGCTctgtggagggaggggaggagctactgctgAGCGGTACCAACTTCCTGCCCATCTCCAGAGTCCTTTTCATGGAGAGAGGTACAG ATGGTAAATTACAGTGGGAGGAGGAGGCCTACATTGACCGGGACAACAGTAATGAG AGTCTTTTGTGTGTGCGGGTTCCAGCATACAGCGACCTCTCTGTCAGTCGGCCTGTATCCGTCAATCTGTACGTTTCCAACGGCAAGAGGAAGCGCAGCAGCACTCACTGCTTCAAGTATTTGCCCG TTATGTTCAACGAAGAGGATCCTCTGCTGTCCCGCCCCTCCGCTCCgccccaggaggggggcacgtCCGGCTCTGTGGGGGCTCCACCCcggatggaccggagcctcacTGATGAGGGAGCTCTCAGCTTCCATTTGCACCCATACCCCACCACCTACTCCCCCCCATGCCCCACCATGAGCTACAACGAGGAATACTGCTCCAAACCTGATGCTCTGGGAGAGGAACCGGGCGGGTCCAGGGGGGCCTTATCCGAGCGTCACCCCAGCTTTGAAAACCTGGAGCTGGGCTTCACCGATCTTCTCCCTCCCCTGTACCCCCGGGGCCcacagcccccctccccctccccatgGCTGGACTCCCCTTACCTGTCCTCTTCGCCGTCCCCCTCCCACTCCTCTTCTCTCAGTCCTTTCCCAACGGGGAGTCCCATCTCGAACTCTCCCTTGCCCCCCGTTCCCTCCTCGCCTTATCCTCACTACCCTGCCTATACGCAGGAGGTGTGTCCCTCCCCTCCAATAAACCCCAACCCTTATCAGGACATCTGCCAAGTCCCATACTCCCACTTCGAGGGCTGGGACCCCCATGTAAGGGTGCTGGGAATGGGGCATGGGAGGGAGGGGGATGGCAAGATCCAGGAGTACCCCGAGGAGTTCAGCAGCTCCACCTCAATGCATCACCTAACCTTTGAAGAAG TGTCAGAGTTCATTGGGGAGGACATGCAGTCTTACCAGTGTGGCTCACACATCAACAGCCAGCCAAACTGA
- the nfatc4 gene encoding nuclear factor of activated T-cells, cytoplasmic 4 isoform X3 yields the protein MLAFMITKASLREKKTSFQIRNISVFLNIIAVRDNHLAASHAGQSINIPSPPLSSSQRAGMHSPPPRRAPIREFSGTYESLPARSVKVSESRVVECPSIQITTISPEDEPAPTIPRYWDMGNSGVWDRERLYLPLLDPFTYRDRCPGSLSPSPASSPSSRGWLSPASSCDSLLVEDEELNETTISFGLSPSTRPTSPGGKKRRNSPLASPCTSRRGSYSEELQGCNLEGGDLTSHSQGPTTSCELSIPQKTRKKSLEQLSPREVDKEQAPGHSSPGPLPETQQTRREPLSLGMDYLSVPPALAWGRTRASAHSPLFRSNALPPLDWPLPSQFDQYELRIEVQPRPHHRAHYETEGSRGAVKASPTGHPVVKLCGYTERKPLSLQVFVGTADDRSIRPHPFYQIHRVTGKMVGTASHESIQAGTKLLDIPLSPENNMTALIDCAGILKLRNSDIELRKGETDVGRKNTRVRLVFRTHFPVAAPVAPAGRLLALQVASLPIECSQRSAQELPIIESVSLTACSVEGGEELLLSGTNFLPISRVLFMERGTDGKLQWEEEAYIDRDNSNESLLCVRVPAYSDLSVSRPVSVNLYVSNGKRKRSSTHCFKYLPVMFNEEDPLLSRPSAPPQEGGTSGSVGAPPRMDRSLTDEGALSFHLHPYPTTYSPPCPTMSYNEEYCSKPDALGEEPGGSRGALSERHPSFENLELGFTDLLPPLYPRGPQPPSPSPWLDSPYLSSSPSPSHSSSLSPFPTGSPISNSPLPPVPSSPYPHYPAYTQEVCPSPPINPNPYQDICQVPYSHFEGWDPHVRVLGMGHGREGDGKIQEYPEEFSSSTSMHHLTFEEVSEFIGEDMQSYQCGSHINSQPN from the exons ttagAGACAACCACCTTGCTGCCTCTCATGCTGGACAGTCAATCAACATTCCCAGCCCACCCCTCTCATCCAGTCAGCGGGCGGGGATGCATTCCCCCCCTCCACGACGGGCCCCCATCAGAGAATTCAGTGGGACCTATGAGAGCCTGCCGGCACGCTCTGTGAAG GTATCTGAGTCTCGAGTGGTTGAGTGTCCCAGCATTCAAATCACCACCATTTCACCTGAAGATGAACCTGCACCCACAATTCCCAGATACTGGGACATGGGCAACAGTGGAGTGTGGGACAGAGAGCGCCTCTACCTCCCCCTGCTGGACCCCTTCACCTACCGGGACAGATGCCCGGGCTCCCTCAGCCCCAGTCCTGCCTCCAGTCCCTCCTCCAGAGGATGGCTTAGCCCTGCCTCCAGCTGCGACTCCCTGCTGGTGGAGGACGAGGAGCTTAATGAGACCACCATCAGTTTCGGGTTGTCTCCATCTACCAGGCCTACGTCACCTGGGGGGAAGAAACGAAGAAACTCTCCGCTGGCTTCTCCTTGCACGTCACGGAGAGGAAGTTACTCTGAGGAACTGCAGGGGTGCAATCTGGAGGGTGGAGACCTCACCTCTCACTCACAAGGTCCAACCACCAGCTGTGAACTGAGCATCCCTCAGAAAACCAGGAAGAAGTCCCTGGAACAG ttGTCCCCGAGGGAGGTGGATAAAGAGCAGGCTCCAGGCCACAGCTCGCCCGGCCCCCTGCCAGAGACCCAGCAGACCAGGAGAGAGCCTCTTTCTCTGGGCATGGATTACCTCTCTGTGCCCCCTGCCCTGGCCTGGGGCAGAACCAGAGCCAGTGCTCACAGCCCCCTGTTCag GTCCAACGCCCTTCCTCCTCTTGACTGGCCTCTCCCGTCCCAGTTTGATCAGTACGAGCTCCGGATCGAGGTGCAGCCGCGCCCCCACCACCGAGCTCACTATGAGACAGAGGGCAGCAGAGGGGCGGTCAAAGCGTCACCAACGGGACATCCTGTTGTGAAG CTGTGTGGATACACAGAGAGGAAGCCGCTCTCGCTGCAGGTTTTCGTTGGAACAGCTGACGACCGCTCCATCAGGCCACATCCATTCTATCAGATACACAG GGTGACGGGAAAAATGGTCGGCACTGCAAGTCACGAGAGCATCCAGGCGGGGACCAAACTGCTGGACATCCCGCTCAGTCCTGAGAACAACATGACTGCACT GATTGACTGTGCCGGCATTCTCAAACTGAGAAACTCAGACATTGAGCTGAGGAAAGGAGAGACGGACGTCGGCAGGAAAAACACTCGTGTCCGTCTGGTCTTTCGTACCCATTTTCCTGTAGCGGCGCCTGTGGCCCCTGCTGGGCGACTGTTGGCCCTGCAGGTCGCCTCCTTGCCCATCGAATGCT CTCAGCGTTCCGCACAGGAGCTGCCCATCATTGAGTCGGTCAGTCTTACCGCCTGCTctgtggagggaggggaggagctactgctgAGCGGTACCAACTTCCTGCCCATCTCCAGAGTCCTTTTCATGGAGAGAGGTACAG ATGGTAAATTACAGTGGGAGGAGGAGGCCTACATTGACCGGGACAACAGTAATGAG AGTCTTTTGTGTGTGCGGGTTCCAGCATACAGCGACCTCTCTGTCAGTCGGCCTGTATCCGTCAATCTGTACGTTTCCAACGGCAAGAGGAAGCGCAGCAGCACTCACTGCTTCAAGTATTTGCCCG TTATGTTCAACGAAGAGGATCCTCTGCTGTCCCGCCCCTCCGCTCCgccccaggaggggggcacgtCCGGCTCTGTGGGGGCTCCACCCcggatggaccggagcctcacTGATGAGGGAGCTCTCAGCTTCCATTTGCACCCATACCCCACCACCTACTCCCCCCCATGCCCCACCATGAGCTACAACGAGGAATACTGCTCCAAACCTGATGCTCTGGGAGAGGAACCGGGCGGGTCCAGGGGGGCCTTATCCGAGCGTCACCCCAGCTTTGAAAACCTGGAGCTGGGCTTCACCGATCTTCTCCCTCCCCTGTACCCCCGGGGCCcacagcccccctccccctccccatgGCTGGACTCCCCTTACCTGTCCTCTTCGCCGTCCCCCTCCCACTCCTCTTCTCTCAGTCCTTTCCCAACGGGGAGTCCCATCTCGAACTCTCCCTTGCCCCCCGTTCCCTCCTCGCCTTATCCTCACTACCCTGCCTATACGCAGGAGGTGTGTCCCTCCCCTCCAATAAACCCCAACCCTTATCAGGACATCTGCCAAGTCCCATACTCCCACTTCGAGGGCTGGGACCCCCATGTAAGGGTGCTGGGAATGGGGCATGGGAGGGAGGGGGATGGCAAGATCCAGGAGTACCCCGAGGAGTTCAGCAGCTCCACCTCAATGCATCACCTAACCTTTGAAGAAG TGTCAGAGTTCATTGGGGAGGACATGCAGTCTTACCAGTGTGGCTCACACATCAACAGCCAGCCAAACTGA
- the nfatc4 gene encoding nuclear factor of activated T-cells, cytoplasmic 4 isoform X2 — MGAAPGSGWEEGEFEFKLVFEEDPPQRRSQGSSPARAAAPESAAAGEESDTALLHLDSSSSNNSLVRDNHLAASHAGQSINIPSPPLSSSQRAGMHSPPPRRAPIREFSGTYESLPARSVKVSESRVVECPSIQITTISPEDEPAPTIPRYWDMGNSGVWDRERLYLPLLDPFTYRDRCPGSLSPSPASSPSSRGWLSPASSCDSLLVEDEELNETTISFGLSPSTRPTSPGGKKRRNSPLASPCTSRRGSYSEELQGCNLEGGDLTSHSQGPTTSCELSIPQKTRKKSLEQLSPREVDKEQAPGHSSPGPLPETQQTRREPLSLGMDYLSVPPALAWGRTRASAHSPLFRSNALPPLDWPLPSQFDQYELRIEVQPRPHHRAHYETEGSRGAVKASPTGHPVVKLCGYTERKPLSLQVFVGTADDRSIRPHPFYQIHRVTGKMVGTASHESIQAGTKLLDIPLSPENNMTALIDCAGILKLRNSDIELRKGETDVGRKNTRVRLVFRTHFPVAAPVAPAGRLLALQVASLPIECSQRSAQELPIIESVSLTACSVEGGEELLLSGTNFLPISRVLFMERDGKLQWEEEAYIDRDNSNESLLCVRVPAYSDLSVSRPVSVNLYVSNGKRKRSSTHCFKYLPVMFNEEDPLLSRPSAPPQEGGTSGSVGAPPRMDRSLTDEGALSFHLHPYPTTYSPPCPTMSYNEEYCSKPDALGEEPGGSRGALSERHPSFENLELGFTDLLPPLYPRGPQPPSPSPWLDSPYLSSSPSPSHSSSLSPFPTGSPISNSPLPPVPSSPYPHYPAYTQEVCPSPPINPNPYQDICQVPYSHFEGWDPHVRVLGMGHGREGDGKIQEYPEEFSSSTSMHHLTFEEVSEFIGEDMQSYQCGSHINSQPN; from the exons ttagAGACAACCACCTTGCTGCCTCTCATGCTGGACAGTCAATCAACATTCCCAGCCCACCCCTCTCATCCAGTCAGCGGGCGGGGATGCATTCCCCCCCTCCACGACGGGCCCCCATCAGAGAATTCAGTGGGACCTATGAGAGCCTGCCGGCACGCTCTGTGAAG GTATCTGAGTCTCGAGTGGTTGAGTGTCCCAGCATTCAAATCACCACCATTTCACCTGAAGATGAACCTGCACCCACAATTCCCAGATACTGGGACATGGGCAACAGTGGAGTGTGGGACAGAGAGCGCCTCTACCTCCCCCTGCTGGACCCCTTCACCTACCGGGACAGATGCCCGGGCTCCCTCAGCCCCAGTCCTGCCTCCAGTCCCTCCTCCAGAGGATGGCTTAGCCCTGCCTCCAGCTGCGACTCCCTGCTGGTGGAGGACGAGGAGCTTAATGAGACCACCATCAGTTTCGGGTTGTCTCCATCTACCAGGCCTACGTCACCTGGGGGGAAGAAACGAAGAAACTCTCCGCTGGCTTCTCCTTGCACGTCACGGAGAGGAAGTTACTCTGAGGAACTGCAGGGGTGCAATCTGGAGGGTGGAGACCTCACCTCTCACTCACAAGGTCCAACCACCAGCTGTGAACTGAGCATCCCTCAGAAAACCAGGAAGAAGTCCCTGGAACAG ttGTCCCCGAGGGAGGTGGATAAAGAGCAGGCTCCAGGCCACAGCTCGCCCGGCCCCCTGCCAGAGACCCAGCAGACCAGGAGAGAGCCTCTTTCTCTGGGCATGGATTACCTCTCTGTGCCCCCTGCCCTGGCCTGGGGCAGAACCAGAGCCAGTGCTCACAGCCCCCTGTTCag GTCCAACGCCCTTCCTCCTCTTGACTGGCCTCTCCCGTCCCAGTTTGATCAGTACGAGCTCCGGATCGAGGTGCAGCCGCGCCCCCACCACCGAGCTCACTATGAGACAGAGGGCAGCAGAGGGGCGGTCAAAGCGTCACCAACGGGACATCCTGTTGTGAAG CTGTGTGGATACACAGAGAGGAAGCCGCTCTCGCTGCAGGTTTTCGTTGGAACAGCTGACGACCGCTCCATCAGGCCACATCCATTCTATCAGATACACAG GGTGACGGGAAAAATGGTCGGCACTGCAAGTCACGAGAGCATCCAGGCGGGGACCAAACTGCTGGACATCCCGCTCAGTCCTGAGAACAACATGACTGCACT GATTGACTGTGCCGGCATTCTCAAACTGAGAAACTCAGACATTGAGCTGAGGAAAGGAGAGACGGACGTCGGCAGGAAAAACACTCGTGTCCGTCTGGTCTTTCGTACCCATTTTCCTGTAGCGGCGCCTGTGGCCCCTGCTGGGCGACTGTTGGCCCTGCAGGTCGCCTCCTTGCCCATCGAATGCT CTCAGCGTTCCGCACAGGAGCTGCCCATCATTGAGTCGGTCAGTCTTACCGCCTGCTctgtggagggaggggaggagctactgctgAGCGGTACCAACTTCCTGCCCATCTCCAGAGTCCTTTTCATGGAGAGAG ATGGTAAATTACAGTGGGAGGAGGAGGCCTACATTGACCGGGACAACAGTAATGAG AGTCTTTTGTGTGTGCGGGTTCCAGCATACAGCGACCTCTCTGTCAGTCGGCCTGTATCCGTCAATCTGTACGTTTCCAACGGCAAGAGGAAGCGCAGCAGCACTCACTGCTTCAAGTATTTGCCCG TTATGTTCAACGAAGAGGATCCTCTGCTGTCCCGCCCCTCCGCTCCgccccaggaggggggcacgtCCGGCTCTGTGGGGGCTCCACCCcggatggaccggagcctcacTGATGAGGGAGCTCTCAGCTTCCATTTGCACCCATACCCCACCACCTACTCCCCCCCATGCCCCACCATGAGCTACAACGAGGAATACTGCTCCAAACCTGATGCTCTGGGAGAGGAACCGGGCGGGTCCAGGGGGGCCTTATCCGAGCGTCACCCCAGCTTTGAAAACCTGGAGCTGGGCTTCACCGATCTTCTCCCTCCCCTGTACCCCCGGGGCCcacagcccccctccccctccccatgGCTGGACTCCCCTTACCTGTCCTCTTCGCCGTCCCCCTCCCACTCCTCTTCTCTCAGTCCTTTCCCAACGGGGAGTCCCATCTCGAACTCTCCCTTGCCCCCCGTTCCCTCCTCGCCTTATCCTCACTACCCTGCCTATACGCAGGAGGTGTGTCCCTCCCCTCCAATAAACCCCAACCCTTATCAGGACATCTGCCAAGTCCCATACTCCCACTTCGAGGGCTGGGACCCCCATGTAAGGGTGCTGGGAATGGGGCATGGGAGGGAGGGGGATGGCAAGATCCAGGAGTACCCCGAGGAGTTCAGCAGCTCCACCTCAATGCATCACCTAACCTTTGAAGAAG TGTCAGAGTTCATTGGGGAGGACATGCAGTCTTACCAGTGTGGCTCACACATCAACAGCCAGCCAAACTGA